The Haloterrigena salifodinae genome window below encodes:
- a CDS encoding CopG family transcriptional regulator → MAKDTVRYPDEVVETIDELVDDGMFESKSEFYRFSAEYVLTLLNNDHEVKTFNFDEIKTELDISEEDHAKALGADGGTFFLDAVITVRKHGLRGDYEAAERFIDTHYESTDQECIILEELLGTYRSEPT, encoded by the coding sequence ATGGCCAAAGATACCGTCAGGTACCCAGACGAGGTCGTCGAGACGATCGACGAACTGGTCGACGACGGTATGTTCGAGAGCAAATCCGAGTTCTACCGCTTCTCCGCGGAGTACGTCCTCACGCTGCTCAACAACGATCACGAGGTGAAGACGTTCAACTTCGACGAGATCAAGACCGAACTCGACATCTCCGAGGAGGATCACGCGAAGGCGCTGGGTGCCGACGGTGGAACCTTCTTCCTCGACGCCGTGATCACCGTTCGTAAACACGGGCTTCGAGGCGACTACGAGGCCGCCGAGCGGTTCATCGACACCCACTACGAGTCGACCGATCAGGAGTGTATCATCCTCGAAGAACTGCTCGGAACCTACCGTTCGGAGCCGACGTAA
- a CDS encoding cobyric acid synthase encodes MTRTLLVAGTASHVGKSTVAAGLCRLLADRGVSVAPFKGQNMSNNARVVVRPEAAAGDDRSDTDESDEPDVDKWGEIGVSQFVQARAARVTPTTDCNPVLLKPRGDGESQLVLQGRAHEHVPAGRYYEEFWDEAREAAEESYRRLAADHDVIVAEGAGSIGEINLHDRDLANVETAQFADADILLLVDIERGGAFASLYGTIELLPDSLRERVVGAVITKFRGDRSLLEPGIEEIESKTGVPILGVLPYDDPGLPEEDSVGLPSKSERGVLGDDDGVPDERRLTVAVPRLPRISNATDLEALAAAPGVSVAFVPVDAELATEERATASTDPLAAVDADAIVLPGTKNTVDDLLALHEAGFADALAAFDGPIVGVCGGYQLLGERITNADLEGTGDDAVVEGLGLLPVETRFEGTKRVEQTTVPVDGSASPLLSGADGTASGYEIHAGRTRVLEEKAQEIVRPLGDSSAAHGRVLGTYLHGLFDNEAVRTAFLEAVASEAGVDRPRRNGETAGSTPYDRAAELVGEHVDLEALGPPFDS; translated from the coding sequence ATGACCAGAACGCTGCTCGTCGCCGGGACCGCGAGCCACGTCGGCAAGTCGACGGTCGCCGCCGGACTCTGTCGACTGCTCGCCGATCGGGGCGTTTCGGTCGCCCCGTTCAAGGGACAGAACATGAGCAACAACGCTCGAGTGGTCGTTCGACCCGAAGCAGCGGCCGGCGACGACCGAAGCGACACCGACGAGAGCGACGAACCAGACGTCGACAAGTGGGGCGAGATCGGCGTCTCCCAGTTCGTCCAGGCTCGAGCGGCTCGAGTCACGCCCACGACCGACTGTAATCCCGTCCTGCTCAAACCCCGCGGCGACGGGGAGAGCCAACTGGTCCTGCAGGGACGGGCCCACGAACACGTCCCGGCCGGCCGGTACTACGAGGAGTTCTGGGACGAGGCCCGCGAGGCCGCCGAGGAGTCCTACCGGCGACTCGCGGCCGACCACGACGTGATCGTGGCGGAGGGCGCCGGCAGCATCGGCGAGATCAACCTCCACGATCGGGACCTCGCGAACGTCGAAACTGCGCAGTTCGCCGACGCCGACATCCTCCTGCTGGTCGACATCGAGCGCGGCGGGGCCTTCGCCAGCCTCTACGGCACCATCGAGCTCCTGCCGGACTCGCTACGCGAGCGGGTCGTCGGCGCGGTCATCACCAAGTTCCGCGGCGACCGGTCGCTGCTCGAGCCCGGTATCGAGGAGATCGAGTCAAAGACGGGCGTGCCGATCCTGGGCGTCCTCCCGTACGACGATCCCGGCCTGCCCGAGGAGGACAGCGTCGGCCTCCCGTCGAAAAGCGAGCGCGGCGTGCTGGGCGACGACGACGGTGTTCCCGACGAACGCCGACTCACGGTCGCCGTCCCCCGTCTCCCCCGAATTTCGAACGCGACGGACCTCGAGGCGCTGGCCGCGGCGCCGGGCGTCTCGGTCGCGTTCGTGCCGGTCGACGCGGAATTGGCGACTGAAGAGCGGGCGACAGCCAGTACTGATCCCCTCGCAGCCGTCGACGCCGACGCGATCGTCCTCCCGGGAACCAAGAACACGGTCGACGACCTGCTGGCGCTCCACGAGGCCGGCTTCGCCGACGCGCTCGCGGCGTTCGACGGGCCGATCGTCGGCGTCTGCGGCGGCTACCAGCTACTCGGGGAACGGATTACGAACGCGGATCTCGAGGGGACCGGCGACGACGCCGTCGTCGAGGGACTCGGGCTGTTGCCGGTCGAGACGCGGTTCGAGGGGACCAAGCGCGTCGAGCAGACGACGGTCCCCGTCGACGGGTCAGCGTCGCCGCTGCTTTCCGGCGCCGACGGCACCGCGTCGGGCTACGAGATCCACGCCGGACGGACGCGTGTGCTCGAGGAGAAAGCCCAAGAAATCGTCCGACCGCTCGGCGACTCGAGCGCGGCCCACGGACGGGTGCTCGGGACGTACCTCCACGGCCTGTTCGACAACGAGGCGGTCCGAACGGCGTTTCTCGAGGCTGTCGCGTCGGAGGCGGGAGTGGATCGCCCGCGTCGCAACGGTGAGACGGCCGGATCGACACCGTACGACCGCGCCGCGGAACTGGTCGGCGAACACGTCGATCTCGAGGCGCTCGGTCCGCCGTTCGATTCGTGA